The Deltaproteobacteria bacterium genome has a segment encoding these proteins:
- a CDS encoding homoserine dehydrogenase, whose product MSESLKEIGVGIVGFGTVGTGTAKLLLENAELLRRRVGVPLRICGIADIDTARDRGVKLPEGVLTSDGFQVVRNPDVRIVVELVGGTGAAKDYVLEAIRLGKPVVTANKALL is encoded by the coding sequence ATGAGCGAAAGCCTGAAGGAAATAGGAGTCGGCATCGTCGGCTTCGGCACGGTGGGGACGGGGACCGCGAAGCTTTTGCTTGAGAACGCCGAGCTGCTGCGCCGCCGCGTCGGGGTACCTCTGCGGATCTGCGGGATCGCCGACATCGACACGGCCCGCGACCGGGGCGTCAAGCTTCCGGAAGGGGTTCTTACCTCCGACGGATTCCAGGTCGTGCGGAACCCCGATGTGCGGATCGTGGTGGAACTCGTCGGCGGGACCGGCGCAGCGAAGGACTATGTTCTGGAGGCGATCCGTCTCGGTAAGCCGGTGGTGACCGCCAACAAGGCGCTTCTC